GATCCCCAACTTCATGCGTCGTTTGTTTGCCGAGGGTGCCTTCAATCAGGCATTTGTGCCGGTGCTGTCGGAATACTCGACCACTCGCAGCAAGCAGGAAGTACGCGAACTGCTCGATGCCGTGTCCGGTAGCTTGACCATGGTGCTGGCATTTATCACGGCGCTGGCGATGCTTGCTGCGCCTTGGCTGACCTGGTTATTTGCTCCGGGGTTCTCGCGTGACCCGGCCAAGTTGGCGATGACGGCAGATATGTTGAGGCTGACGTTCCCGTACCTGTTGCTGATTTCCTTGACCGCCTTCAGCGGCAGCGTGCTCAACACCTGGAACCGCTTTGCGATCCCTGCCTTTACCCCCGTGCTGCTCAATCTTTCATTGATCGGTGCGGCGGTATTGCTGACGCCGATGATGGATGAGCCGGCGATGGCGTTGGCATGGGGCGTACTGATTGCTGGAGCGGCGCAACTACTGTTTCAGGTGCCATTTCTTGCTCAGCTGGGCTTGATGCCGCGCCCCTGGCCGAATTTTGCCCACGAAGGCGTAAAGCGCATCCTGCGCTTGATGACACCCGCGCTCTTCGGAGTCTCGGTATCGCAGATCAACCTGCTGCTCGATACCATCCTCGCCTCGTTGCTGGCGGCGGGTAGTGTCTCGTGGCTGTATTACTCGGATCGTCTGGTCGAGTTACCGCTTGGGGTGTTTGGGGTCGCCATTGGCACGGTGATCTTGCCAGCGTTGTCGCGGCGTCATGCCGAGCAGTCCAGGGAGCATTTCAGTCAGATGCTCGATTGGGCGTTGCGTGCGGTCTTGTTGCTGGGTCTACCGGCGGCACTGGCACTGACGCTGCTGGCGGAGCCGCTGTTGATCACGCTGTTCCACTATGGCGCCATGACTGACAATGACATCGTGATGGCGGCGATGAGCCTGCGTGCCTACGCGCTGGGGCTGGTTGCCTTCATGTTGATCAAGGTATTGGCGCCGGGCTTCTTTGCCCGTCAAGACACGAAGACGCCGGTCAAGGTAGGCATTATCGCCATGGCGGCCAATATGGTCTTCAACCTGATTCTGATCTGGCCGCTGGCTCATGCTGGTCTGGCGCTGGCTACTGCGCTGTCGGCG
This Halomonas huangheensis DNA region includes the following protein-coding sequences:
- the murJ gene encoding murein biosynthesis integral membrane protein MurJ, encoding MTEGEGTPVGAVPATPPRRGLMRSGMVVSSMTMLSRVLGLVRDVVIATLLGAGQGADAFFVAFKIPNFMRRLFAEGAFNQAFVPVLSEYSTTRSKQEVRELLDAVSGSLTMVLAFITALAMLAAPWLTWLFAPGFSRDPAKLAMTADMLRLTFPYLLLISLTAFSGSVLNTWNRFAIPAFTPVLLNLSLIGAAVLLTPMMDEPAMALAWGVLIAGAAQLLFQVPFLAQLGLMPRPWPNFAHEGVKRILRLMTPALFGVSVSQINLLLDTILASLLAAGSVSWLYYSDRLVELPLGVFGVAIGTVILPALSRRHAEQSREHFSQMLDWALRAVLLLGLPAALALTLLAEPLLITLFHYGAMTDNDIVMAAMSLRAYALGLVAFMLIKVLAPGFFARQDTKTPVKVGIIAMAANMVFNLILIWPLAHAGLALATALSAFLNAGMLAWLLRRQGVLNFQPGWGRFAMQLGGGCVAMGVALWLLSPEWHHWLDWNLLQRGLRMAMLVVVGGVVYFAWLGVTGMRVRHFRLKG